A single genomic interval of Bacteroidia bacterium harbors:
- a CDS encoding PKD domain-containing protein → MKNLVPLLIIFLGASTWLQGQAYKSYHDDFESYTVNSWLAQSSPAWTTWSGVHGSGGDDVEVTNSDAASGTKSIYFNAGPGPEDVVLPFGGEYTRGQFLFSANFKVPVNKSAYFNFQADVTTGVTWAMEVNMETDGDIIFSNLTSGTMFSATIPNDRWFEIKLYVHLSVNRWHVYIDGEYLGYFSNAINRIASLDLYPVDNNSSFWVDDVSFIYAPPSPDNAGIMELTRPLKPTPCGDHDLKVNVQNNGNNRLDSVEVHWTLDGVSQTPVNVTTAIDTPGSSSGHELEVTLGTNISFGSTPRDIKVWTVLPNGVADTINFDDTLETSVTAVLRGTGITRESPFQGRTAAGTASSPDTVCVGDTLTYGISPPTGFTNADLGTDWIISNLEIERNPGIPPVDTVTLPPTSNTNARLRYVADTSEANELFKMEITVELTSVGCDTVLTHYFFVAPVPVADFSVSDVCDRDLVIFTNNTTGPGTMTYRWDFGNNSSSTFQNPIRVYSTPGTYQVELEATNSFGCMSSIVKPVTVHPDPVVGFSAIEACDGLPVMFTDTTSIASGSVTDYRWDFGGDTSVLQNPTYLFDSAGTFDVKLRATSDKGCTGQVTRQVNVFEVPEADFSAANVCESDSVSFADASGFSGTGLTYSWDFGDGSSSGLRNPTHHYATSGIYLVTQITTSPDGCADTTTKNVEVYPDPVASFSIASGHCFGDSTMFSNSSTVNGGTISSYSWEFGDGNSSSGQLPSHQYSAPGQYMVSLAVMTASGCVDTMTMMTDIYETPEADFTVSDACFGPATGFSNASTIVTGDTLTYEWILGDGNTSTDLDPIHTYSVPGTYNVQLIAESVLGCVDTFSHELEIFEVPAADFTANNACIGDTTMFGNQSQSLSDTMEFVWRFGDGMTSTGMSPDHRYISEGSYDVMLIATTENGCTDSMTMTVEVYPKPDAGFTHAHLGNGLYEFTPNTTGLNSYSWNFGDTTTSNDEIARHRYEDFGSFTVSLIVVNSNGCESTSDVNIDYATGVENTPAVSASINVYPNPYRETTNIVYELEKTSKVLIEVYTMEGKLASRLVNATQQAGEHRCIFSGQESGLSSGSFFIRFTIDGETYMKQIVKAK, encoded by the coding sequence ATGAAAAATCTTGTCCCTCTTCTTATAATTTTCCTTGGAGCATCCACATGGCTGCAAGGACAGGCTTATAAATCATACCATGATGATTTTGAAAGTTACACTGTAAATTCCTGGCTTGCACAGTCTTCACCTGCCTGGACTACCTGGAGCGGTGTTCATGGATCTGGTGGTGATGATGTAGAGGTTACCAACAGTGATGCTGCAAGCGGAACCAAATCCATTTATTTTAACGCAGGTCCCGGACCGGAAGATGTGGTCTTGCCTTTTGGAGGTGAGTATACAAGGGGCCAGTTTCTTTTTTCAGCCAATTTTAAAGTCCCGGTCAATAAATCAGCTTATTTTAATTTCCAGGCGGATGTTACCACGGGAGTAACCTGGGCGATGGAAGTGAACATGGAAACAGATGGAGATATTATTTTCAGTAATCTGACTTCAGGCACCATGTTTAGTGCTACGATACCGAATGACCGCTGGTTTGAGATAAAATTATATGTTCATCTTTCTGTCAATAGGTGGCATGTTTATATTGACGGTGAATACCTGGGATACTTTTCCAATGCCATTAACCGGATTGCTTCATTAGATCTTTATCCGGTGGATAATAATTCTTCATTCTGGGTGGATGATGTTTCATTTATCTACGCACCGCCTTCGCCCGATAATGCCGGGATCATGGAATTGACCAGACCTCTTAAACCCACACCGTGCGGTGATCACGATTTGAAGGTAAATGTTCAGAATAATGGGAACAACCGGCTTGACAGCGTGGAGGTACACTGGACGCTTGATGGGGTATCACAAACCCCGGTAAACGTTACCACAGCTATTGACACTCCGGGCAGTAGTTCCGGGCATGAACTGGAAGTAACCCTGGGAACCAATATCAGCTTTGGTAGCACACCACGGGATATTAAGGTATGGACAGTACTCCCCAATGGCGTGGCTGATACCATCAATTTTGATGATACGCTTGAAACGAGCGTTACAGCCGTATTGCGAGGCACTGGTATTACACGGGAATCTCCATTTCAGGGCCGTACCGCTGCCGGTACAGCGAGCTCACCAGATACGGTTTGTGTAGGTGATACGTTGACCTACGGCATTTCTCCTCCAACAGGGTTTACCAATGCCGACCTTGGAACAGACTGGATAATAAGCAACCTGGAAATTGAAAGAAATCCCGGAATCCCTCCTGTGGATACCGTTACTCTGCCACCTACCAGTAACACCAATGCGAGGCTGCGGTATGTGGCTGATACAAGTGAGGCCAATGAACTGTTTAAAATGGAAATAACGGTTGAGCTTACTTCGGTAGGTTGTGATACGGTCCTTACGCATTACTTTTTTGTTGCGCCTGTTCCGGTTGCGGATTTCTCGGTTTCCGATGTGTGCGATCGTGATCTTGTAATTTTTACTAATAATACCACCGGCCCGGGAACAATGACTTACCGCTGGGATTTTGGAAATAATTCGTCTTCCACTTTTCAGAACCCAATCCGGGTGTATAGCACACCCGGAACCTATCAGGTAGAACTCGAAGCGACCAACTCCTTTGGTTGTATGTCATCCATCGTAAAGCCGGTAACCGTTCATCCCGATCCTGTGGTTGGTTTTTCTGCCATCGAAGCGTGCGATGGCCTTCCTGTCATGTTCACTGATACGACCAGTATAGCCAGTGGTTCGGTTACGGACTACAGATGGGATTTTGGCGGGGATACTTCAGTTCTTCAGAATCCCACCTATCTCTTCGACTCGGCAGGAACATTTGACGTGAAGCTGCGAGCTACCTCAGATAAAGGTTGTACGGGTCAGGTAACCAGGCAGGTGAACGTATTTGAAGTACCTGAAGCTGATTTCTCAGCAGCCAATGTTTGTGAATCTGATTCTGTCAGTTTTGCAGATGCATCTGGTTTTTCCGGTACGGGGCTCACATATTCCTGGGATTTCGGAGATGGTAGTTCTTCCGGATTAAGGAATCCCACACATCATTACGCAACATCAGGAATCTATTTAGTGACGCAAATCACCACCTCGCCTGACGGCTGTGCGGATACTACGACAAAAAATGTAGAGGTCTATCCGGATCCTGTTGCTTCCTTTTCGATTGCAAGCGGGCATTGCTTTGGAGATAGTACGATGTTCAGTAATTCGAGCACTGTGAATGGCGGCACCATCTCCAGTTATTCTTGGGAATTTGGTGATGGAAATTCCTCTTCCGGCCAATTGCCTTCTCACCAATATTCAGCTCCCGGACAGTACATGGTTTCTCTGGCCGTGATGACTGCCTCAGGATGTGTGGATACAATGACGATGATGACAGACATTTATGAAACACCCGAAGCGGATTTTACCGTTTCAGATGCTTGTTTCGGGCCTGCCACCGGGTTTAGCAATGCCAGCACCATAGTAACCGGTGATACCCTTACTTATGAATGGATCCTGGGTGATGGAAATACATCAACAGATCTTGACCCAATTCACACCTATTCAGTTCCCGGAACATATAATGTTCAGCTTATTGCTGAATCGGTTTTGGGTTGTGTAGATACATTCAGCCATGAGTTGGAGATATTCGAGGTTCCGGCCGCTGATTTCACTGCTAATAATGCCTGTATTGGAGATACTACGATGTTTGGCAATCAAAGTCAATCCCTGAGCGATACGATGGAGTTTGTGTGGAGGTTCGGAGACGGAATGACCTCAACGGGGATGTCGCCAGATCACCGTTATATCAGCGAGGGTAGCTATGATGTCATGCTGATAGCAACAACCGAAAACGGCTGTACGGATAGCATGACGATGACGGTGGAAGTGTATCCAAAGCCCGATGCAGGGTTTACGCATGCTCATTTAGGTAATGGGCTTTATGAATTCACACCCAATACAACCGGCCTGAATTCATATAGCTGGAACTTTGGCGATACCACGACAAGCAATGATGAAATCGCGCGCCATCGGTATGAGGACTTCGGAAGTTTTACAGTGTCATTAATTGTCGTTAACAGCAATGGCTGTGAATCCACTTCAGATGTGAACATTGATTACGCCACGGGAGTGGAGAATACTCCGGCAGTAAGTGCTTCGATCAATGTGTATCCGAATCCCTACCGTGAGACCACCAATATCGTGTACGAGCTGGAGAAAACCAGCAAGGTGCTGATAGAGGTGTATACGATGGAGGGCAAACTAGCTTCGCGCCTGGTGAATGCCACGCAACAGGCAGGCGAGCACCGCTGCATATTCAGTGGCCAGGAAAGCGGCCTGAGCAGCGGCAGTTTCTTTATACGCTTCACCATTGATGGCGAAACCTACATGAAGCAAATCGTGAAGGCGAAGTAA
- a CDS encoding SusD/RagB family nutrient-binding outer membrane lipoprotein, whose amino-acid sequence MKKIIITLSAIILISTGCNKFVEDYDISPNEPLEVTPALLLTNAEVATFIAHSGQLARTSGIIVQQLEGTQFQMLDVAQYRIREGDVVNEWEVLYTNAMQTAFTLIEDSRAGETGGGENAYYRGIAKVLMAMNLGLATSLWGDVPYDEAFGGLDGSENFNPAYQPQEVIYQRIQTLLDEAIADFNVPDPAAANLLFPGAEDFIHGGDINAWRTTAYMLKARYHNHLSEVDPNGSATSALTAIAQAGLTGNGDDAYAVFGTNGNELNQWYSFENERAGYIRASEMMVDMMDTLDPRIPFYFSEASGGGYRGAELGSEDISASYVGPYFASANSPAPLITYAEVKFIEAEANLRAGNSGPAADAYNEAVIAHVTKVSGAAPPTVFIDEYASETAGSINLEKIMTQKYIAMFTQAEVWTDWRRKGIPAISPHPQGTETQIPVRLPTSLDERLYNQNATVVTNILTPVWWDR is encoded by the coding sequence ATGAAAAAGATAATCATAACCCTTTCAGCGATAATATTGATTTCAACAGGTTGCAACAAGTTTGTTGAAGACTATGATATTTCACCAAACGAACCATTGGAGGTTACCCCGGCCTTGCTTTTGACGAATGCGGAGGTCGCTACTTTTATTGCTCATTCCGGTCAACTGGCACGGACTTCAGGCATCATTGTGCAGCAACTGGAGGGCACACAATTCCAAATGCTGGATGTAGCCCAATACCGGATCAGGGAAGGAGATGTCGTAAACGAATGGGAAGTGTTGTACACCAATGCGATGCAAACCGCCTTCACCTTGATCGAAGATTCCAGGGCTGGTGAAACAGGTGGTGGAGAAAACGCATATTACCGGGGTATTGCAAAAGTTTTGATGGCGATGAATTTAGGCCTCGCGACCTCGCTCTGGGGGGATGTCCCTTATGATGAGGCTTTCGGGGGGCTGGATGGATCAGAGAACTTTAATCCTGCCTATCAGCCACAAGAAGTGATATACCAAAGAATTCAAACGCTGTTGGATGAGGCGATAGCCGATTTTAACGTGCCTGATCCTGCTGCCGCGAACTTACTGTTCCCAGGTGCAGAGGACTTCATCCATGGAGGAGACATTAATGCCTGGAGAACCACGGCTTATATGCTCAAAGCGCGCTACCACAATCATTTGAGCGAAGTGGATCCTAACGGCTCGGCTACCAGTGCGCTGACTGCAATTGCCCAGGCAGGACTGACTGGTAATGGTGACGATGCGTATGCAGTTTTTGGTACCAATGGCAACGAATTAAATCAATGGTATTCCTTTGAAAATGAGAGAGCCGGATACATCAGAGCCTCGGAGATGATGGTGGACATGATGGATACTTTGGATCCAAGGATACCATTCTATTTCTCTGAGGCTTCAGGGGGTGGCTACAGAGGAGCCGAGCTTGGATCAGAGGACATCAGCGCATCTTATGTAGGGCCTTATTTTGCTTCTGCCAATTCACCGGCACCTCTTATCACATATGCTGAAGTGAAATTTATCGAGGCCGAGGCCAATTTAAGAGCGGGCAATTCCGGACCTGCGGCCGATGCCTATAATGAAGCTGTGATAGCACATGTTACTAAAGTTTCGGGTGCTGCACCTCCCACGGTTTTCATTGATGAGTACGCCAGCGAAACAGCAGGATCCATCAACCTTGAGAAAATCATGACCCAAAAGTATATTGCCATGTTTACGCAGGCAGAAGTTTGGACTGATTGGCGGAGAAAGGGAATTCCTGCTATAAGCCCCCACCCGCAGGGCACTGAAACCCAAATTCCAGTGCGGCTGCCAACTTCACTTGATGAAAGATTGTACAACCAAAATGCAACGGTTGTCACCAACATCCTCACCCCAGTTTGGTGGGATCGATGA
- a CDS encoding SusC/RagA family TonB-linked outer membrane protein has translation MKRFLTLFLALSTFVSVQSFAQQREITGQVTDAQSGEPLIGVNVFVKGTTIGTTTNLEGNYTLRVPQDAEILVFRYVGMESQEVPLGTTNIVNIQLRQDIMELDAVVVTALGIPRDQKALGYSTQEIGGDELSRAGETNVVQSMAAKASGVQVIGSGGTPGASSKIIIRGNSTFTGNNQPLFIVDGVPIDNETRSTVAGDYPFNANLTGVNNSNRAIDINPDDIESMTILKGPAAAALYGVRAANGAVIIKTKSGAGVGGVRVTYSTSVEASQVNKLPALHSQYAQGSGGGGFKVDSPANVYFPSYDRPVLDAAGTPYGFYYVDNNGQILDSVVYDVADPGPDNLFFTGDDISLGTANSWGPKISELDYLNTYDNMDNYFETAWSWDNNVAVTAGNENSRIRMSIGHRRQEGVIPNTLFERTSVRFNARSSLSERVTVGASANYIKSGGLRSQNGSNLSGVMLSLTRAPATYDLKGEGEEGYKYPNGQQRQYFFPYDNPYWSTYENPFTDDVNRILGNFDINYRALDWLEFTYRLGTDVYSDQRKQVFAIGSWDPPQPTGQLEQNIQRYRMVYSDLLANMTHNFNEDLSGTLLLGNNLFHEYYQDVYSRGRNMDIPDFNNLSNARNLYADESEEYVRTAAFFFDANLDWRSIIYLGVTGRNEWASTFGQANNNFFYPSANISFVFTELLPDNDVFSFGKLRYAYAQAGINPDPYFTRTYFNKPFLTDGFTSGLSYPYLGFNGFGYSSTLGNEELRPEKVVGNEVGLDLRIWNGRLNMDITYYHQLSSDLLVLRPLAPSTGFSAILDNTGKMRNQGIEITLSGIPIKASKPRGFNWLIELNFATNENEVLELAEGVDEIDIEAAFASIGSFAIVGDPYGAFYGSKWARSEAGELIIDPRTGLPIIAQQRGNLGNPYPDWTAFIRNTIELKGFYLTALLDIREGGDVWCGTCARLNQIGRSEESAEREQTYEVEGVLAELDAAGEIKLQENGDPIATETAAAIPITAYDYFRNVVGDLGATENAVFDGSWIRLREVSLGYRFANKMLTDVPLLRTLDISVSARNIWMKTDYPGVDPETSLTGAGSNVGGFDYFNMPSTRSYLFSLRAGF, from the coding sequence ATGAAGCGATTCCTGACATTGTTTCTTGCGTTGAGCACATTTGTTTCGGTCCAATCGTTTGCTCAGCAACGTGAAATTACCGGCCAGGTAACCGATGCACAATCGGGGGAACCCCTGATCGGGGTGAATGTATTTGTGAAAGGTACTACCATAGGTACTACCACTAACCTTGAAGGCAACTATACGCTGCGTGTGCCGCAAGATGCCGAAATCCTTGTTTTTCGTTACGTAGGCATGGAAAGCCAGGAGGTGCCACTGGGTACAACAAACATCGTCAACATCCAGCTACGGCAGGATATAATGGAGTTGGATGCTGTTGTTGTAACTGCATTAGGTATTCCTCGGGATCAAAAGGCGCTGGGGTATTCCACACAGGAAATTGGTGGTGATGAATTAAGCAGGGCAGGTGAAACCAATGTGGTGCAGTCAATGGCTGCAAAGGCCTCAGGAGTACAGGTGATCGGTTCGGGCGGAACACCCGGTGCATCCAGTAAGATCATAATCCGCGGCAATTCCACATTCACCGGAAATAATCAACCGTTGTTTATTGTGGATGGTGTTCCCATTGATAATGAAACAAGATCCACCGTGGCGGGGGATTATCCATTTAACGCGAATTTGACCGGGGTGAATAATTCTAACCGGGCCATAGATATCAACCCTGATGATATAGAATCGATGACTATCTTGAAAGGCCCGGCAGCAGCGGCTCTTTATGGTGTGCGGGCAGCAAATGGGGCTGTCATCATTAAGACCAAGTCCGGAGCCGGAGTAGGTGGCGTAAGGGTTACATACTCTACCAGTGTTGAGGCCAGCCAGGTAAATAAACTGCCGGCATTGCACTCACAATACGCACAGGGATCAGGAGGCGGTGGCTTCAAAGTAGACTCACCGGCAAATGTTTACTTCCCTTCTTATGACCGTCCGGTTCTAGACGCAGCCGGTACTCCGTATGGCTTTTATTATGTTGATAATAACGGACAAATACTGGATTCCGTAGTATATGATGTGGCGGACCCGGGTCCTGATAATCTTTTCTTTACGGGTGATGATATTTCGCTTGGAACAGCCAACAGTTGGGGCCCAAAAATTTCGGAATTGGACTACCTGAATACATATGATAATATGGACAATTATTTTGAGACAGCCTGGTCATGGGACAATAACGTTGCTGTAACAGCGGGTAATGAAAATTCCCGCATCAGAATGTCCATTGGCCATAGAAGACAGGAGGGTGTTATTCCGAATACCCTGTTTGAGCGCACCTCTGTAAGATTTAACGCCCGGTCATCGCTATCAGAGAGAGTAACTGTAGGAGCAAGCGCTAATTACATAAAGTCTGGCGGATTGCGCTCTCAAAACGGCAGCAACCTTTCGGGAGTAATGCTGAGCCTCACACGGGCTCCCGCCACTTATGACCTCAAGGGCGAAGGGGAGGAGGGTTATAAATATCCTAATGGACAGCAACGGCAATATTTCTTTCCCTATGACAACCCATACTGGAGTACCTATGAAAATCCTTTTACTGATGATGTCAACCGAATTTTGGGAAACTTCGATATAAATTATAGAGCGCTCGATTGGCTTGAGTTTACCTATAGATTAGGGACCGATGTTTATTCAGATCAGCGCAAGCAGGTATTTGCAATAGGTTCTTGGGACCCACCTCAGCCGACAGGACAACTGGAACAGAACATACAGCGATACAGGATGGTATATTCGGACTTGTTGGCCAACATGACGCACAACTTCAATGAAGACTTATCAGGTACATTATTATTAGGTAATAATCTGTTCCATGAATATTACCAGGATGTATACAGCCGTGGAAGGAATATGGATATTCCCGATTTTAACAACCTTTCCAACGCCCGGAACCTGTATGCAGACGAGAGCGAAGAATATGTGAGAACCGCAGCTTTTTTCTTTGATGCAAATCTGGATTGGCGGAGTATAATTTATCTGGGCGTAACCGGCAGGAACGAATGGGCATCCACTTTTGGCCAGGCCAATAATAACTTCTTTTATCCCTCTGCTAATATTTCTTTCGTATTTACTGAATTGCTCCCGGATAATGACGTTTTTTCATTTGGTAAACTGAGATATGCCTATGCGCAGGCAGGTATAAATCCTGATCCATATTTTACGCGGACTTACTTTAATAAGCCATTCCTGACGGATGGTTTCACCTCAGGATTGAGCTATCCTTATCTTGGCTTTAATGGATTTGGTTATAGCAGCACCCTGGGCAATGAGGAGTTGCGTCCTGAAAAGGTCGTGGGAAATGAAGTTGGACTGGATCTGAGAATCTGGAATGGACGCCTAAATATGGATATTACATATTACCATCAACTGTCAAGCGATCTGTTGGTACTGCGTCCATTGGCTCCTTCCACGGGATTCTCAGCTATTTTGGATAATACCGGAAAAATGCGGAATCAGGGAATTGAGATCACTTTATCAGGAATACCCATTAAAGCTTCAAAACCACGAGGATTTAACTGGCTGATTGAGTTGAACTTCGCCACAAATGAGAATGAAGTATTGGAACTGGCTGAAGGCGTGGATGAAATTGATATAGAAGCAGCTTTCGCCTCCATTGGCTCTTTTGCAATTGTGGGTGATCCTTACGGGGCTTTTTACGGTTCGAAATGGGCGCGCTCTGAAGCTGGCGAATTGATTATTGATCCAAGAACCGGCCTGCCCATCATTGCGCAGCAAAGAGGAAACCTGGGTAATCCTTATCCTGACTGGACGGCATTTATCAGAAACACCATTGAGTTGAAAGGATTTTACCTGACCGCTCTTTTGGACATTCGGGAAGGTGGGGACGTGTGGTGCGGAACCTGCGCGAGACTTAACCAGATCGGCCGGTCTGAAGAATCCGCTGAGCGAGAGCAGACATATGAAGTTGAGGGAGTTTTAGCAGAGTTGGATGCCGCAGGAGAGATCAAGCTACAGGAAAATGGCGACCCAATAGCTACAGAAACCGCAGCGGCTATCCCCATTACGGCCTATGACTATTTCAGAAATGTAGTAGGAGATTTGGGGGCCACAGAAAATGCAGTTTTTGACGGGTCATGGATCAGGCTCAGAGAGGTGTCTTTGGGTTACCGTTTCGCAAACAAAATGCTTACAGACGTTCCCTTGCTCAGGACCTTAGACATTAGCGTATCAGCACGTAATATCTGGATGAAAACCGACTATCCCGGTGTGGATCCTGAAACCAGCCTGACAGGTGCAGGCTCCAATGTAGGAGGATTCGATTACTTTAATATGCCGAGTACCCGGTCATATCTCTTTTCACTGAGAGCTGGATTTTAA
- the cdaA gene encoding diadenylate cyclase CdaA, producing MILLFNIGFIEIRLLDVVDIILVAILIYFLYKLVRGTIAFNIFIGFLSIFLLSKIVEALNMQLLSEILGEFIGVGVLALLIVFQQEVRRFLLIIGKNSFLLNQNWSWQKILPWNWKLQKPTDLNYTALVDACRNLSRTKTGALIVIAKTSELRFYASTGTAINGDVSTKLLESIFNKKSPLHDGAVVIAANRIKAAGCILPVSESETLPHHLGMRHRSGLGISEQTDAVVIIISEERGSISIAQDGKITLKVNPKMLQQRLQDEFYETRLK from the coding sequence ATGATTCTGTTATTTAATATTGGATTCATAGAAATACGTCTTCTTGACGTGGTGGACATTATCCTGGTGGCCATCCTTATCTATTTTCTTTATAAACTGGTACGCGGCACCATAGCCTTTAACATCTTCATTGGTTTCCTGTCTATTTTCCTGCTTTCCAAAATTGTGGAAGCACTCAATATGCAACTGCTCTCCGAGATACTGGGTGAATTTATCGGAGTAGGTGTACTGGCATTGCTTATCGTTTTTCAACAGGAGGTGAGGCGCTTTCTTTTAATTATTGGGAAAAACAGTTTTTTATTGAATCAAAACTGGAGCTGGCAAAAGATACTGCCCTGGAACTGGAAATTGCAGAAACCTACGGACCTGAATTATACGGCCCTTGTGGATGCCTGCCGCAATCTTTCCCGCACCAAAACGGGCGCCCTCATCGTCATTGCAAAAACATCGGAACTGAGATTTTATGCTTCTACAGGAACAGCCATTAATGGAGATGTAAGCACCAAGCTGCTGGAAAGTATTTTCAATAAAAAAAGCCCGTTACATGATGGCGCAGTTGTTATAGCTGCCAACCGGATAAAAGCGGCAGGCTGCATACTCCCTGTTTCAGAAAGCGAAACGCTACCCCACCACCTCGGAATGCGCCACCGTTCCGGCCTCGGCATCAGCGAGCAAACAGATGCAGTGGTAATCATTATCTCAGAAGAGCGGGGGTCAATCTCCATTGCGCAAGACGGCAAAATAACCTTAAAGGTGAACCCAAAAATGCTTCAGCAGCGCCTCCAGGATGAGTTCTATGAAACACGCCTGAAATAA
- the folP gene encoding dihydropteroate synthase — protein sequence MNKDFDRGHHFSLNLGGRLYHFDEPAVMAILNVTPDSFYRKDEEKGAIPTTSALLKQAAQMLEEGADFLDVGGHSTRPGAVTVTEDEELKRVIPVIEALIREFPSALISIDTYRSKVAEEAIAAGACLINDVTGGREDSEIAAVAARNSVPYVLMHIKGTFQTMQADPQYEDVVMEILRYFATRQDWLRQRGVKDVILDPGFGFGKTTLHNFIILKKLHLFKEFNLPVLAGVSRKSMINKILHTKPEDALAGTIAVNTIALLEGCSILRVHDVKAAKDAIKITRFYDSVI from the coding sequence ATGAATAAAGATTTTGATCGCGGGCATCATTTCTCCCTTAATCTGGGTGGCAGGCTCTACCATTTTGATGAACCCGCAGTGATGGCCATTCTTAATGTAACGCCCGATTCATTCTACCGGAAGGACGAAGAGAAGGGAGCCATCCCCACAACCAGCGCTTTGCTGAAGCAGGCAGCCCAAATGCTGGAGGAAGGCGCTGATTTCCTGGATGTGGGCGGGCACTCCACAAGGCCCGGAGCCGTAACAGTTACGGAGGATGAGGAACTGAAGCGCGTAATTCCGGTTATTGAAGCATTGATCAGGGAGTTTCCTTCAGCGCTTATTTCTATTGATACCTACAGGAGCAAAGTAGCAGAGGAAGCCATTGCAGCCGGAGCTTGCCTCATTAATGACGTAACAGGGGGCCGGGAAGATTCTGAAATCGCTGCCGTTGCCGCCAGAAATTCTGTGCCTTACGTTCTAATGCATATCAAAGGAACGTTCCAAACAATGCAGGCAGATCCGCAATATGAAGATGTGGTAATGGAAATCCTTCGTTATTTTGCCACTCGCCAGGACTGGTTGCGCCAACGGGGGGTAAAGGACGTTATTCTGGATCCTGGATTTGGTTTTGGAAAAACGACCCTCCATAATTTCATAATATTGAAAAAACTGCATCTTTTCAAAGAATTCAATTTGCCGGTGCTCGCAGGGGTTTCAAGAAAATCAATGATCAATAAGATATTACATACAAAGCCGGAAGATGCGCTGGCGGGCACGATAGCGGTCAATACAATAGCCCTTTTGGAAGGCTGCAGCATTCTACGTGTCCATGATGTGAAAGCCGCAAAAGACGCCATCAAAATAACCCGTTTCTATGATTCTGTTATTTAA
- a CDS encoding BT_3928 family protein: MNVLIWISRLVTGILFILSGFVKAVDPVGFSYKLQEYFTIFGTDFLNPYTVILSVILCILEIVLGLSVILGTHRHITYIFLLIMILFFTFLTGWSHFTGQVTDCGCFGDAVKLTPFESFLKDLILLVLIIFLFIYRYTIVRIVPRATGNIILAISVLATASISFIGWYYLPVIDFRAYKVGNDIQELSVGGQPAVYETTLIYKKDGETFRFDMNELPDNLDEYEFVDSENREVEAAVLPPIHDFYIFNAEGTEITQKFFSQPGYRFMIVQYDIANSNESVQAELNVLIEKMVKDYGLRVWALTSSPASDVSEYRQKYNVPYPFFTGDATTLKTIIRSNPGLLLLDGNTVIAKWPSTSLPDEEEVLNHME; this comes from the coding sequence ATGAATGTATTAATTTGGATCAGCCGCCTGGTAACGGGCATCCTGTTTATTCTTTCAGGCTTTGTAAAAGCAGTGGATCCGGTTGGTTTTTCCTATAAACTTCAGGAGTATTTCACAATTTTCGGAACCGATTTTCTGAATCCCTACACGGTTATCCTATCCGTTATTCTGTGCATACTGGAAATCGTTCTGGGCCTCTCGGTGATACTCGGCACGCACCGCCATATAACCTATATCTTCCTGCTGATCATGATCCTGTTTTTTACTTTCCTCACCGGGTGGTCACATTTTACCGGGCAGGTAACCGATTGCGGATGTTTCGGGGATGCGGTAAAACTCACTCCTTTTGAGTCATTTCTCAAAGACCTCATCCTTCTTGTCCTGATCATATTTCTGTTTATTTACCGCTATACCATTGTGCGCATTGTACCGCGTGCAACTGGAAACATCATACTGGCCATCAGCGTGTTGGCAACGGCATCTATCTCCTTCATCGGCTGGTATTATTTGCCGGTCATTGACTTCAGGGCCTACAAAGTGGGAAATGATATTCAGGAACTCTCTGTAGGAGGCCAGCCCGCAGTTTACGAAACCACACTTATTTACAAAAAGGATGGGGAAACTTTCAGGTTCGATATGAATGAACTGCCTGATAACCTTGACGAATATGAATTTGTAGATTCAGAAAATCGCGAAGTGGAGGCGGCTGTATTACCTCCTATTCACGACTTCTATATATTTAATGCTGAAGGAACAGAAATTACCCAAAAATTCTTTTCACAGCCCGGCTACCGGTTCATGATCGTTCAGTACGACATTGCAAACAGCAATGAAAGTGTACAGGCGGAACTCAATGTGCTGATTGAAAAAATGGTGAAAGACTATGGCCTCCGGGTTTGGGCGCTGACGAGTTCTCCGGCCTCAGATGTTTCGGAATACCGCCAGAAATATAATGTGCCATATCCCTTCTTCACTGGCGATGCCACAACGCTCAAAACCATTATCCGTTCCAATCCCGGCCTTCTGCTTTTAGATGGCAATACGGTAATTGCCAAATGGCCTTCCACCAGCCTGCCTGATGAGGAGGAAGTGCTAAATCACATGGAATGA